In Vigna angularis cultivar LongXiaoDou No.4 chromosome 8, ASM1680809v1, whole genome shotgun sequence, one DNA window encodes the following:
- the LOC108345435 gene encoding SNF1-related protein kinase regulatory subunit gamma-1, which yields MASQRGYGQETERPMENVRGLHGPKQSMPQGFISPTKRRMSSRWGLKSYVIHMLAECVGLQWFESWGTKKLSQVGLPMVTHNHIIKVYEDEPVLQAFKLMRKKRIGGLPMMKRGGGSRAIGNISLQDVQFLLTAPEIYHDYRSITAKDFLTAVRSYIEKHEGTFPMSDELITCNTDCTIKELIQLLDNEKIHRVYVADNDGNLKGLITLRDIISRLVHEPRGYFGDFLDGVLPMRPNSRV from the exons ATGGCTAGCCAACGTGGTTATGGTCAAGAAACCGAACGACCAATGGAGAATGTGCGTGGACTTCACGGACCTAAACAAAGCATGCCCCAAGGATTCATATCCCCTACCAAGCGTAGAATGTCTAGTAGATGGGGCCTCAAG TCTTATGTAATTCACATGTTGGCAGAATGTGTTGGTCTTCAGTGGTTTGAGAGTTGGGGAACCAAGAAGCTGTCTCAAGTTGGTCTTCCCATGGTGACACATAATCATATTATAAAG GTCTATGAAGATGAACCAGTGCTTCAAGCATTTAAATTGATGAGGAAAAAGAGAATTGGGGGGTTGCCAATGATGAAAAGAGGTGGTGGCAGCAGGGCAATTGGTAACATAAGCCTGCAAGATGTTCAATTCCTCCTAACTGCTCCAGAAATCTACCATGACTATAG GTCTATTACAGCAAAAGACTTCCTGACAGCCGTTAGAAGCTACATAGAGAAGCATGAAGGGACCTTTCCAATGTCAGATGAACTGATTACATGCAATACGGACTGCACAATCAAAGAACTGATTCAACTGCTTGACAATGAGAAGATTCATAGGGTCTACGTTGCTGACAATGATGGGAATCTTAAAGGACTGATCACGCTAAGAGATATCATCTCAAGGCTAGTACATGAGCCCCGTGGCTATTTTGGTGATTTCTTAGATGGGGTTCTCCCGATGCGTCCTAACAGCAGGGTTTGA